Part of the Halalkalibacter krulwichiae genome is shown below.
TGTAGGACAAGAGAAGTTTGGAACAAAGACAGAGCTTAAAAACTTAAACTCGTTCAACTTTGTTCGAAAAGGTCTTGAATATGAAGAAAAGCGTCAAGAGCAAGTTCTACTATCTGGCGGGATTATCGAGCAGGAAACGCGTCGTTATGATGAAGCTGCAAACAAAACACTTTTAATGCGTGTGAAAGAAGGATCAGACGACTATCGTTATTTCCCAGAACCAGATCTTGTTGACTTATACATTGATGAAGATTGGAAAGCTCGTGTGCGTTCTGATATTCCAGAACTCCCAGATGCAAGGAAGAAACGTTATGTTGAAGCGCTTGGCTTACCAGCCTATGATGCGACAGTACTAACCTTAACAAAGGAAATGTCTGATTTCTTCGAAGCGACAATTGACCAAGGCGCAAGTGCAAAGCAAGCCTCGAACTGGTTGATGGGAGAAGTATCAGGTTATTTAAATGCTGAACAAAAAGAGCTAAAAGAAGTAGCCCTAACACCAGAAGGGTTAGCTGGGATGATTAAGCTAATCGAAAAAGGAACAATTTCCTCCAAGATCGCGAAAAAAGTCTTTAAAGAATTGATTGAGAATGGCGGAAATCCAGAACAAATCGTTAAAGATAAAGGGCTTATTCAAATCTCTGATGAAGGCGAATTGTTAAAAATGGTAACAGAGGTTCTCGATAACAATCCTAAGTCGGTTGAAGACTACAAGGATGGAAAAGAGAAAGCAATCGGCTTCTTAGTGGGACAAATTATGAAAGCATCAAAAGGAAAAGCAAATCCTCCTATGGTTAATAAATTATTGCTAGAGGAAATTGCAAAACGGTAATCGCGTATATAAATCTGATTTCTCTATAGCTAGAGGAGTCAGATTTTTTTTAGAAAATAAGCATAGAAGGAGTCATGAACATTAAGAGAAATATTTGCTGAACATAGATTTGTAAGGTACAATACTAGCAGTATGTGACAAAAATTGGAGATAATAATGCGATAAAGTAGGGGATCTGCTATGAAAAGGGCTCGACTTATCTATAACCCAACTTCGGGAAGAGAGCAAATACGAAAGAACTTAGCTTATATTCTAGAGCGACTGGAAAAAGCAGGGTATGAAACATCAGCACATGCAACAACAGGAGAGGGTTCTGCAAAAGAGGCAGCGAGAA
Proteins encoded:
- the gatB gene encoding Asp-tRNA(Asn)/Glu-tRNA(Gln) amidotransferase subunit GatB, producing the protein MSFETIIGLEVHVELKTESKIFSASPNHFGSEPNANTSVIDLGYPGVLPVLNKTAVEFAMKAAMALNCEVATDTKFDRKNYFYPDNPKAYQISQFDKPIGENGWIEIEVEGEKKRIGITRLHLEEDAGKLTHSGGGYSLVDYNRQGTPLIEIVSEPDIRTPAEAYAYLEKLKAIIQYTGVSDCKMEEGSLRCDANISLRPVGQEKFGTKTELKNLNSFNFVRKGLEYEEKRQEQVLLSGGIIEQETRRYDEAANKTLLMRVKEGSDDYRYFPEPDLVDLYIDEDWKARVRSDIPELPDARKKRYVEALGLPAYDATVLTLTKEMSDFFEATIDQGASAKQASNWLMGEVSGYLNAEQKELKEVALTPEGLAGMIKLIEKGTISSKIAKKVFKELIENGGNPEQIVKDKGLIQISDEGELLKMVTEVLDNNPKSVEDYKDGKEKAIGFLVGQIMKASKGKANPPMVNKLLLEEIAKR